Proteins encoded in a region of the Xylocopa sonorina isolate GNS202 chromosome 1, iyXylSono1_principal, whole genome shotgun sequence genome:
- the LOC143424352 gene encoding putative gustatory receptor 28b yields MNCLYSNNMYVLNGCFGHINGSLMEIRNSLINDQPHLLRRVYHMQNNPALLTKLRTLKKQHLDVSQTLQTLNDSFSMQCVAILTLLFLDITFNIYTYTLVYNKGGRIKQWLSFPSVFLLCNSLHIVMLVWSAEVTKAQVEKMGTNIHRIIVHTFDEQITDELKMFSLQVLQRDHSFVAKGLVIDATLLTKILCSVTTFLLILVQFLLRKPC; encoded by the exons ATGAACTGTTTGTACTCGAACAACATGTACGTGCTGAACGGTTGTTTCGGCCACATAAACGGTTCTCTGATGGAAATAAGGAACAGTTTGATCAACGATCAGCCTCATCTGCTCAGAAGGGTGTACCACATGCAGAATAACCCTGCGCTCCTGACGAAACTGAGAACGCTTAAGAAACAACATTTGGATGTCAGTCAGACCCTCCAGACGTTGAACGACTCGTTCAGCATGCAATGCGTCGCAATACTTACGCTACTTTTCCTCGACATCACGTTCAATATTTACACTTACACGTTGGTGTACAACAAAGGGGGTAGAATCAAACAGTGGCTCTCTTTCCCTTCCGTTTTTCTGCTGTGCAACAGTCTGCACATCGTTATGTTGGTTTGGTCCGCGGAGGTGACCAAGGCGCAAGTCGAGAAAATGGGGACGAACATTCATCGAATCATCGTGCACACTTTCGATGAACAGATCACGGATGAG TTGAAGATGTTTTCGTTGCAAGTGTTACAAAGGGATCACTCGTTCGTAGCAAAGGGGCTCGTGATCGATGCAACTCTTTTGACGAAG ATATTGTGCAGCGTCACTACTTTCTTGCTGATATTGGTACAATTTTTGTTGAGGAAGCCTTGTTAA
- the LOC143424509 gene encoding uncharacterized protein LOC143424509 — translation MFIKDVLLSIPPIIHLPYIVSSTNIAFVEFSWYIFFGVMIINALYTNNIHVLNGCFQQINDSLVRMKETLTNDQPHLLRRVYHAQMNPVLLSKLRALKKQHLNVCEVLQTFNDSFSLQNIIIIVLLVTDITFNMYVYLVVLNKEGRIRTWRSFRLLFMIYHCMYILMLTWYAESIRMQVEQIGTNIHRIIVRTFDEEVITELRMFSFQVLQKDCTIMAKGLVIDATLLTKVLCSITTFLLVLIQFSLVKPC, via the exons ATGTTCATTAAAGACGTCCTATTAAGCATCCCACCGATCATTCATCTTCCATACATTGTCTCGTCTACCAACATAGCATTTGTTGAGTTTTCCTGGTACATATTTTTCGGGGTAATGATAATAAATGCCTTGTACACGAACAATATACACGTGCTTAACGGTTGTTTCCAACAAATAAATGATTCGCTGGTAAGAATGAAGGAAACTTTGACCAACGACCAGCCTCATTTACTCAGAAGAGTGTATCACGCGCAGATGAATCCTGTGCTGCTGTCTAAGCTGAGGGCGCTTAAGAAACAGCATTTAAATGTCTGCGAAGTACTCCAAACGTTTAACGACTCGTTCAGTCTGCAGAATATTATAATAATCGTGCTGTTGGTCACGGATATTACGTTCAACATGTACGTTTACTTGGTGGTTCTTAACAAAGAAGGCAGGATCAGAACGTGGAGGTCTTTTCGTTTGCTTTTCATGATTTACCATTGTATGTACATCCTTATGCTGACCTGGTACGCGGAGTCCATTCGGATGCAGGTCGAGCAAATTGGCACTAATATTCATCGAATTATCGTGCGCACCTTCGATGAAGAAGTGATCACTGAG CTGAGGATGTTCTCGTTTCAAGTGTTGCAAAAGGATTGCACAATAATGGCTAAGGGGCTCGTGATTGATGCAACTCTTTTGACGAAG GTACTGTGCAGCATCACTACTTTTCTGCTGGTATTGATACAATTTTCGTTGGTTAAACCTTGTTAA
- the LOC143424429 gene encoding uncharacterized protein LOC143424429 gives MEANGIKKKLTRNHQAWSPYLIHDYISFISPCAFIARLMGLLPYKIVASQFVLSKLFIVSSTILTIIYLSFIPLCIRHININHMHMNEVSVRIHNYFIVTLGPIIIISAYIAKRSLIQTMRSISRVSQILPAEFFSKSSKVIFAKDAIMITPPLIHLLCILMSQNLIVVFICWGTFFTVTVTNSLYTNSMYVLNGCFQQINDSLINTKETLINDEPHLLRRVYHTQKNPVLLAKFRTLKEQHLKVSTVLRAFNDTLSMQNAAIIALLFVDITFNVFTYMLEENEGGKIKTWNSFCLLFLIYHSVHVVMMVWPTEVARMQTEQIGANIHRIIAHTFDEQVITELEMFSLQVLQKDVTLVAMGIAIDATLLTKFLCSITTFLLILIQFLLPKTC, from the exons ATGGAGGCCAACGGAATCAAGAAAAAATTAACGAGAAATCATCAGGCCTGGTCGCCATACCTGATCCACGATTACATCTCGTTCATCAGTCCTTGCGCGTTTATTGCTCGTTTGATGGGACTCTTGCCGTACAAAATCGTAGCATCGCAATTCGTGCTTTCGAAATTATTTATCGTCTCCTCCACGATCCTCACAATCATTTATTTAAGCTTTATACCTTTGTGTATACGCCATATCAACATTAATCACATGCATATGAACGAAGTCAGTGTTAGGATACATAATTATTTCATCGTAACGTTGGGTCCCATCATTATCATTTCAGCTTATATCGCGAAACGATCGTTGATACAAACGATGAGAAGCATATCGAGAGTCTCTCAAATACTTCCGGCTGAGTTTTTCTCTAAATCCTCCAAAGTGATCTTTGCTAAAGACGCGATAATGATTACTCCACCGCTTATCCATCTTCTGTGCATTCTAATGAGTCAGAATCTAATCGTTGTTTTTATCTGTTGGGGCACATTTTTCACTGTAACCGTAACTAATTCCTTGTACACGAACAGCATGTACGTGCTGAACGGCTGTTTCCAACAAATAAACGATTCCCTGATAAACACCAAGGAGACTTTAATCAACGACGAGCCTCACTTGCTCAGAAGAGTGTATCACACGCAGAAGAATCCTGTTCTGCTGGCAAAGTTCAGGACGCTCAAGGAGCAACATTTAAAAGTCAGTACGGTCCTCCGTGCGTTTAACGACACGCTCAGCATGCAAAACGCTGCGATAATTGCCCTGTTGTTCGTCGACATTACGTTCAACGTGTTCACTTACATGCTGGAAGAGAACGAAGGGGGCAAGATTAAAACGTGGAACTCGTTCTGTCTGCTCTTTTTGATTTACCATTCCGTGCACGTGGTTATGATGGTCTGGCCAACGGAGGTCGCTCGGATGCAGACTGAGCAGATTGGCGCCAATATTCATCGAATTATCGCGCACACCTTCGACGAACAAGTGATCACCGAG CTGGAGATGTTCTCGTTGCAAGTGTTGCAAAAGGATGTCACGTTGGTGGCGATGGGGATCGCGATCGACGCGACTCTTTTGACGAAG TTTTTGTGCAGCATCACTACTTTTCTGCTAATATTGATACAATTCCTGTTGCCAAAAACTTGTTAA